A window of Roseiflexus castenholzii DSM 13941 genomic DNA:
CTTGGCGCATCCCATCCGGTGTATGATGCGCTTGGACGCGACCTGATCGCCAGGAGTGAACCGCCATACGGCTGGTACGTGCGCGTCCCGAATGTGCCCCTCTTCCTGCGTCACATTCGCGCAGTGCTCGAACGCCGCCTGGCAGGATCGTTCCTGGCGGGGTACACCGGCGAACTGAAGATCGACTTCTTCAAAGGCGGGCTGCGGATGGTCTTTGAGGAGGGGCGGATCGCGTTCATCGAGCCGTGGCAGGCGCCGATCTACGGCGATGAAACGAGCGCATGCTTCCCGCCGCTCGTCTTCCTGCAATTGCTTTTCGGGCGGCGCAGCCTGGAGGAGTTGCGCGCCTGGCACGATGATGTATGGGCAGACGACGAACCGGCGATGCTGCTGAATAGTCTTTTTCCTAAACAACAGTCGTGGGTGTTGCCGCTGGACTAATACCAATGACGCTTGACGCAGCCGCATGCTTGTCATTCCGAGCGTAGCGAGGAATCTCAGCGGGTCGCGCACGCCCCGGCTTACGCTTGACACAGCCGCATGCTTGTCATTCCGAGCGTAGCGAGGAATCTCAGCGGGTCGCGCCAGACCCCTCGCTTTGCTCGGGGTGACAACGCTCTCCGATCTCTCACGATCCAACCAGATGGTTGAGGTCGCGCCAGACCCCTCGCTTACGCTTGACGCAGCCGCATGCTGGTCATTCCGAGCGTAGCGAGGAATCTCAGCGGGTCGCGCACGCCCCGGCTTACGCTTGACACAGCCGCATGCTTGTCATTCCGAGCGTAGCGAGGAATCTCAGCGGGTCGCGCCAGACCCCTCGCTTTGCTCGGGGTGACAACGCTCTCCGATCTCTCACGATCCAACCAGATGGTTGAGGTCGCGCCAGACCCCTCGCTTACGCTTGACGCAGCCGCATGCTGGTCATTCCGAGCGCAGCGACTTGTCATTCCGAGCGCAGCGAGGAATCTAAGCGGGTCGCGCACGCCCCGGCTTACGCTTGACGCAGCCGCATGCTGGTCATTCCGAGCGCAGCGACTTGTCATTCCGAGCGCAGCGAGGAATCTCAGCGGGTCGCGCCAGACCCCTCGCTTACGCTTGACGCAGCCGCATGCTGGTCATTCCGAGCGCAGCGACTTGTCATTCCGAGCGCAGCGAGGAATCTCAGCGGGTCGCGCCAGACCCCTCGCTTTGCTCGGGGTGACAACGCTCTCCGATCTCTCACGATCCAACCAGATGGTTGAGGTCGCACCAGACCCCTCGCTTACGCTTGACGCAGCCGCATGCTGGTCATTCCGAGCGCAGCGACTTGTCATTCCGAGCGCAGCGACTTGTCATTCCGAGCGTAGCGAGGAATCTCAGCGGGTTGCGCCAGACCCGGCTTACGATTGACACAGCCGCATGCTTGTCATTCCGAGCGTAGCGAGGAATCTCAGCGGGTCGCGCCAGACCCCTCGCTTTGCTCGGGGTGACAACGCTCTCCGATCTCTCACGATCCAACCAGATGGTTGAGGTCGCGCCAGACCCCTCGCTTACGCTTGACGCAGCCGCATGCTGGTCATTCCGAGCGCAGCGACTTGTCATTCCGAGCGCAGCGACTTGTCATTCCGAGCGTAGCGAGGAATCTCAGCGGGTCGCGCACGCCCCGGCTTACGCTTGACGCAGCCGCATGCTGGTCATTCCGAGCGCAGCGAGGAATCTCAGCGGGTCGCGCCAGACCCCTCGCTTTGCTCGGGGTGACAACGCTCTCCGATCTCTCACGATCCAACCAGATGGTTGAGGTCGCGCCAGACCCCTCGCTTACGCTTGACGCAGCCGCATGCTGGTCATTCCGAGCGCAGCGCGGAATCTGCGCGGGTCGCGCCAGACCCCTCGCTTACGCTTGACGCAGCCGCATGCTTGTCATTCCGAGCGCAGCGACTTGTCATTCCGAGCGCAGCGAGGAATCTAAGCGGGTTGCGCACGACCCGGCTTACGCTTGACGCAGCCGCATGCTTGTCATTCCGAGCGCAGCGAGGAATCTAAGCGAGTCGCGCCAGACCCCTCGCTTACGCTTGACGCAGCCGCATGCTTGTCATTCCGAGCGTAGCGAGGAATCTCAGCGGGTCGCGCCAGACCCCTCGCTTACGCTTGACGCAGCCGCATGCGGGTCATTCCGAGCGCCGCGACTTGTCATTCCGAGCGCAGCGAGGAATCTGCGCGGGTTGCGCACGACATGCTTGTCCGAGCGCAGCGAGGAATCTAAGCGAGTCGCGCCAGACCCCTCGCTTACGCTTGACGCAGCCGCATGCGGGTCATTCCGAGCGCAGCGACTTGTCATTCCGAGCGCAGCGAGGAATCTAAGCGGGTTGCGCACGACATGCTTCGAGCGCAGCGAGGAATCTAAGCGGGTTGCGCACGACATGCTTCGAGCGCAGCGAGGAATCTAAGCGGGTTGCGCACGACCCGGCTTACGATGGCAGCCCGATCCCTCGGTTTCAATCCAACCGCTTCCTGAACCGCAGTGAGGCGATGGTCAGCAGCGCGACGCCGAACGCAGTCAATGCCATGATCTGCGGCAGCAGCGCCTCAATGCCGACCCCTTTGATGATGATGCCGCGCACAACGACGAGAAAGTAGGTCAACGGAATGACCTTGCTGATCAGTTGCAGCGCGGCAGGCATCGCGTCGATCGGATAGATGAAGCCGGAGATGAATACCGAAGGCAGCAGGGTGAGGAACGACAACTGAAACGCCTCGAACTGCGTCCGTGCAATTGTCGAAATCAGCAAGCCGAGCGCCAGCGTCGAAACCAGGAACAGGCACGCAATAGCCACCAGCAGGAGCAGGCTGCCGCGAATGGGGACGCCGAACCATAGCGTCCCCACCAGCAACACCTCGCCGACAACGAGCAGTTCGACGACAGCGTAGGGCAGGATTTTGCCCACCATCAACTCATACGGGCGAATCGGGGTAACGATCAACTGTTCAATCGTGCCGCGCTCGCGTTCGCGCACGACTGCTGAGGCGGTCAGGAGCGTCGCTTGAAATTGGAGCACCAGCCCGATCAACCCCGGCACCATGAACACGGCGCTGTCCATGTCGGGATTGTACCAGACGCGCTCCCGCACCTGCGGCGCTCCCGGCATAGTCGCCAGCGTGGCGCCGCGTCGCGCCAGCATCTCTTCGCGCACGCCGGTCGCCAGCGATGCACCGATCAGCCGTGCCGACGCCAACGCGCTCGATGCCACCGACGGGTCGGAGCCGTCGAGGATGAACAGGATATCGGCGTTCCGCCCGGCAGTGACCGCGCGCCCGTACTCCGGCGGCACGACCAGCCCGGCGCGCGCCTGCCCGCTGTCGATCAGCGCCGCCAGTTCTTGTTCTGATTTGACATAAGCATGAGCCGTAAACTGACCAGATTGCACGAAGGCGGTGATTAGCGCGCGACTCTGGTGTGAGCGATCCTGGTCGAAGATCGCCAGCGGCACATTGCGCACATCGGTCGTGGCGGCGTAGCCCAGAATGATCATCTGGATCACCGGCGTCAGAAAGGCGATCATCAACGCGCGCCGGTCCCGCAGAATATGGATGAACTCCTTGCGAATGATCGGCAGCATGCGGCTCATGCCAGAGGGACGCTACTCCACCATCGCCTGGTACGCCAGGACGCGAAAATCCCGCTGCGGCTCATCGATCCCCTGGTACTGCGTCATGAAGACGCCAACGAACGACTCCGCCGGATCGACCCAGTAGTAGGTCGTTGCCGCGCCGGCCCACCCGAATTCACCGACTGTTCCCGGCATACCCGACAGCCCGACATCCATCAGCACGCGCGATCCCAGCCCAAACCCGTAGCCGGGGTAGGTCAATCCGGCGATTTCCCAGGGAAGCAGCGCAGCCGGAATATGGTTGGCATGCATGAGTTCCAGCGTCTTGCGTCCCAGAATGCGCACCCCGTCGAGTTCGCCGCCGTTCGCCAGCATGAGCGCGAAGCGCATATAATCCTGTGTGGTTGAGAACAACCCATGCCCGCCGCGCGCGAAGGTCTCCGGTCGATCCACGGGGTAGCTTTCCTGTGGATCGATCCGCTCGAGAATCCCCTGCTGCCAGTTCAAGAACATTTGCAACACCGTCATGCCGCGCGCCCCCAGATCGCCAACGCCGTACATAGCCGCCAGGCGGTGGCGCTTCTCCGGCGGGACGCCGAAATCGGTATCGACCATTCCGAGCGGGTCGAAGATCCGTTCGCGCAGGAACTGACGCAACGGTTGGTTGGCAATGATCTCGATGACATGGGCTGCAACGTCGATTGAAACGCTGTAGTGCCACTTCGATCCCGGATGGAACGCCAGCGGCAGGCGGGCCAGTTCGGCCACGAGCTGCTCCAGCGTCCGGTTGGCGTCGTGCATGAGGGCGTGCTGGCGGTACAACTCGCCAACTGGCGAGTCGATCAGAAAGTCGTAGGTGAACCCGCCGAGGTGGGTCATCAAGTCGCCGATGGTGATCGGGCGCTGCGGCGCAACCTCTTTGTCCTGTTGCAGCACTTTGATGTTCGCAAATGCCGGAATGAACGTTGCCAGCGGTGTGATTAACTGAAACCGCCCCTCTTCGTAGAGGGTCATCAGGGCGGTACAGACAATCGGCTTGGTCATCGAGTAGATGCGGAAGACGGCATCGCTGCGCAGCGCCTCATCGGACTCTTTGCTCATGCGCCCAACCTGTTCCGCATAAACAATCTTGCCGCGCCGCGCCAGCATCATGCTTGCGCCTGCAATCGTTCCGCGGTCGATCCAACGCTGCATCGCCGGGCGAATGCGCTCTAGCCGTTCTGAACTGAGGCCGACGCTTTCGGGAGTTGCCGTCACATCGCTCATGGATGGTCTTCTCCTGATAATCAATGAAAACGGAGTTTATCGCTGGAAAAGGTTAGACCCCTCCTGCTCACCGTTCGCGCCAGAACTCCAGTGTGGCGCCATCGTCGGTTTGCATGGCGGTGCGCTCGACCTCGAAGGTATGCAGGCGCCCTCCGGCATCGGGGAGCGTCACCTCGGCGCGCCCCTCGTCGTCCTGGGCGACGCGCTGCATGCCGCGCAGATGGAGGCGCTGGCGCAGATCGGCATACGAACGCCCGACCAGTTCGCGCGGATGCACGCCGGCGATGCGATCGGCGAAAAACCGATTGACGGCGAGCACTACATCATCATGGTCGAGCAGCAGCACCCCTTCCGGCAGGTGATCGAACACCACGCGCAGAATGTCGCGGCTGTTCTGCACCTGACGGGCGCGTTC
This region includes:
- a CDS encoding ABC transporter permease, which encodes MLPIIRKEFIHILRDRRALMIAFLTPVIQMIILGYAATTDVRNVPLAIFDQDRSHQSRALITAFVQSGQFTAHAYVKSEQELAALIDSGQARAGLVVPPEYGRAVTAGRNADILFILDGSDPSVASSALASARLIGASLATGVREEMLARRGATLATMPGAPQVRERVWYNPDMDSAVFMVPGLIGLVLQFQATLLTASAVVRERERGTIEQLIVTPIRPYELMVGKILPYAVVELLVVGEVLLVGTLWFGVPIRGSLLLLVAIACLFLVSTLALGLLISTIARTQFEAFQLSFLTLLPSVFISGFIYPIDAMPAALQLISKVIPLTYFLVVVRGIIIKGVGIEALLPQIMALTAFGVALLTIASLRFRKRLD
- a CDS encoding serine hydrolase domain-containing protein, whose translation is MSDVTATPESVGLSSERLERIRPAMQRWIDRGTIAGASMMLARRGKIVYAEQVGRMSKESDEALRSDAVFRIYSMTKPIVCTALMTLYEEGRFQLITPLATFIPAFANIKVLQQDKEVAPQRPITIGDLMTHLGGFTYDFLIDSPVGELYRQHALMHDANRTLEQLVAELARLPLAFHPGSKWHYSVSIDVAAHVIEIIANQPLRQFLRERIFDPLGMVDTDFGVPPEKRHRLAAMYGVGDLGARGMTVLQMFLNWQQGILERIDPQESYPVDRPETFARGGHGLFSTTQDYMRFALMLANGGELDGVRILGRKTLELMHANHIPAALLPWEIAGLTYPGYGFGLGSRVLMDVGLSGMPGTVGEFGWAGAATTYYWVDPAESFVGVFMTQYQGIDEPQRDFRVLAYQAMVE